The DNA window CTGGAGCATTAGTACACAGTTTGTTGCATTAACTTTGCAATATAATCATTAAGAAgcaaacataatttaaatcaCTTCGAAAATCAATGCATTAACGTTTATTCCAGTCCGTTTTCGCTACCTGATGTTTTGGTGTGAGTGTGTATTTCCCGTTATTTCGCTTTGGCACGATTATTGCCGCTGCAGTTCTCCTTTTTCCTTTGCGCTCCTTTTTCCGCTGCCGACGTCGCTGCCGCAGCCTACCTgcctctctcgctcgctcgcccGCTCTCTCCTTTTGCCTACTTGGCAATTTCATAACGTGCCCCCAAACGGGAGAGGGAGAAACCGAGAGCGACGCTCAACTCTCAACTCGCCCCCTCTCGCTCGGGCAGCAACTTCGCCTGCAGGGCGGCCATTGGCgcgagcgagagagcgagCACGCGCTCTCCCTCGAGCGGCGGAGCAGCGCAGAGCAGCAAGGCGTCGTTTTCGAGGGTCGCTCAGTTGCCGTCACATTTGCGTCGTTTCATTCGGTTTCGTGCGCTCGGAGCTTTTGTTTGGTTCTCTGCGTTGTGCGGCAGATCGCGAGGCAACGCGTGCGGTTTGCTGGCTAAATTTTACTttacatacacacacactcaaCTCGTCGGCCGAAGCGGAGGGAGCTAGAATAGAAAAACCAACCTTTGCAGCGCTAATTATTTACAACACACAACAGTAAGTGTTTTTCGTGTGTGTGGCTGCGGCTGTGCCAGTGGAAGTGGAGCATAATCGCGAGCGAGAGAGATTGTGAAATAGCGCCCCATATCTATATGATGATGGGTGCCTTTGTTTgcccgagtgtgtgtgcttctAATGAAAAACgttctatttttaaatgcgCCGCACACCATAAAAACTGAAATGATTGCTCCACACttcaactttaaaaattatcagtCAGCGAGCGagtacatatacatatatgtgtgtgtgtgcgcgctgCCGATggggggaaaatgaaaatcatcataaatatttgtctgcgtgcgtgtgtgtacgTCTGCTTGTGAAATTTTCCACAACGGAGAAAACGgaccgaaaaaaaaaatcccagacacaaatatatatgtatgtttgcGCTGCAGCAACGCCGACTGCGAAACTTCCCCTCTTTATGTTTCATGCTTCGTTTTTTTTCGTTCCTTAATTTTTCGGTCGTCACGAAGTCTCTTCGGCTTTTATCGTGTCCATCGATCTCCAACACCAACACACTCGCAGTCGggaagcagaagcagcagcaactgtaACACAAATCCGTTAGCCCTCTCTCTTTGGGTGAGAGCGCTGCTTGTCTGTTGGAAAAGAGCAAAGTTGAAAAATTAACAAGAAGCAGAAACTCGctcgaaaataataataataaaaaactgcATTTCGCTGTGCAAAATTTGCATACAAGTATGtagctgtgtgtgtgtatgtgtttgTGTGAATgcaaaacaacaataataatctAGCTGAAATTTCAAGCGTGCAAAAGAGATGAAAGATATTGTTATTGCTGCGCTGAAATTAAACATGAACTTGACCTTGGGCCGCATTATTGCGAGTTTTTTGTTCGCGTTACtaatttcgttttttatttcctCTCTCTCTTTGCAGCATAACTGCTgacacacaaaacaaaaaccaaaagaagcACCGAAGGCGAAAgcagttttattttgtttagcCACCCCACCATTTTGTTGTACCCCTAAGTTTGGCCCATTTGAAATCAGCAAACGAGTGGCGCAAAAAAACCGCTAATCAGGGAGAGAGCTCAACGTTCGGCCCCAAGGACGTGGGCCCAAACCCCCCCGGGAACCTATCCAACATCCCATATCATCCAGGACCCAAGAAACCAAAATGGATGACGATCAGCAGTTCTGTTTGCGGTGGAACAACCACCAGAGCACATTGATCAGCGTGTTCGACACGTTGCTGGAGAACGAGACTCTAGTCGATTGCACGCTAGCCGCCGAGGGCAAATTTCTCAAGGCCCACAAGGTGGTGCTGTCAGCATGCAGTCCCTACTTTGCTGTAAGTTGCAAAAAACCCATAAAAAGTTTAACACTCTTACTAAAAAACATCCCTACTGCAGACCTTACTACAAGAACAGTACGACAAGCATCCCATTTTCATACTCAAGGATGTGAAGTACCAAGAGCTGCGCGCCATGATGGACTACATGTACCGCGGCGAGGTCAACATCTCGCAGGATCAGCTGGCCGCCCTGCTCAAGGCCGCCGAGTCGCTGCAGATCAAGGGTCTGTCGGACAATCGAACTGGCGGCGGAGCAGCCCCCAAGCCCGAGTCCTCCGGACAGCAGCATCATCGCGGCAAGCTGAGCGGTGCCTACACACTGGAGCAGACGAAGCGGGCCCGCCTGGCCACCGGCGGAGCGATGGACACGTCCGGCGATGTGTCCGGTTCGCGTGAGGGCTCCTCGAGTCCGTCGCGTCGGCGTCGAAAAGTCAGACGTCGCAGCATGGAAAATGGTGAGTTGTCAAGCGATTAAGATTATCTTTTATTCGGCTGTATAGAAACGGAAATATCACCGAGATAAGAACATTcttaaaatggaaattgagCTGCTTCCATTCTAGAATTCGTGCAATAACACCCGTCTTTTCTTGTATTttacaatttgattaacaattttctttttaattattctttTGCAGATGCCCACGACAACTCCAACTCGTCCGTGTTACAAGCCGCCGCCTCGAATCAGTCAATCCTCCAGCAGACAGGCGCCGGTCTGGCCGTCTCCGCTCTGGTCAGCACCCAGTTGTCCAGCGGACCGGCAGCCGGAACCAGCAGCAGCCAAGCGTCGTCGacccagcaacaacaacagcagccattGACCAGCACCAACGTTACCAAAAAGACTGAAAGCGCTAAACTAACATCCTCGACAGCCGCCCCTGCGAGCGGAGCATCTGCGTCAGCGGTTGCCGCCGTACAGCAGGCCCAtctgcagcagcaccagcaggcGCAGGCCACAAGCGATGCCATCAATACCGAGAATGTACAAGCCCAGAGCCAAGGTGGCGCCCAAGGCGTCCAGGGCGATGACGAGGACATGGACGAGGGTAGTGCCGTTGGCGGAGCAAGCACCGCCAGTGGACCCAATCCCGCCTCAGCCTCTGCATCAGCCGTCCATGCCGGAGTTGTGGTCAAGCAGCTGGCCAGCGTTGTGGACAAATCGTCGTCGAATCACAAGCAGAAGATCAAAGACAACAGCGTGTCATCGGTGGGCTCTGAGATGGTTATCGAACCCAAGGCCGAATACGATGACGATGCGCACGATGAGAACGTTGAGGATTTGACACTGGACGAGGAGGACATGACAATGGAGGAGCTGGACCAGACGGCCGGCACCAGCCAGGGTGGCGAAGGATCTAGTCAAAGTGAGTTTCCATCACACTTTCCTTCTTGTTTTCGTGTAACTGATGAGCGTTCCCTCCACCAATAGCATATGCAACATGGCAGCACGACAGATCTCAGGATGAACTTGGACTATTGGCACAGGATGCACAGCAACGGGATCCTCAAGGTGAGTGTTTGTTGCCTCTGAACTCGAGATTATATGAGCTACGAACAAATGAAAAAGCAAAAAGTACAGCTTAGCCTAGAAGTTTTTTAGACGAGATGTTTTTTCGAATCAGCGAGCACGACAAACAACAAGCTTAaattcaaatgcaaatgcagatTAAACGATTGAAATCGAAATCCAACTTTTTCAAGGTCACAACTTCATTTTTATCAcacaaacatttaaatatatacaacaacaacattattttttacaattttaaagtacACTACAAAAGTCGTGCTCCGAAAAAAGCTCTTAAATgttgaagaaaaaaaagaacaaagtagaattttttcaaatataattttcaacaAGATAGCGCAGACGAAAAAAGCAAGCAACAAGAAAAAGTACAAATACAAACAATACCAAAAATAACAAGATTTGTGAGCGAGTGTTTTTGGCgcagataaaaagaaaacaatgtgaaaaaagcaaagaaaatTAATGTTGAGGAGCGAGAATTTGCGACTCTggtttggtgttttttataagagaatatgaatatataaatGAAATGCTGGCTttggttatatttttttcattttgctgcGCCGCTCACTTCGTCACAGATAATTAACCCGAAACAAGAATAATTTGTGCAAGTTGAAAGTATTACTTAAAAACCTCTTTCTTTACTTAATAtgattttttacaaaactaataattttttaattatgacaCACATAATTCGTATAACTAGTAATCCTTTTTTTTGTACATATCTATTTATTATGATTAATttttaacacacacacacacacttttgaaaagaaaatgaGAAACATTTACCACCACTCACACACCACAAACATATATAATTGCTATAAACCACCAAACCCAACAACCTACCTCCACCCAACCAAAACCACCCCCTAACATTCTCATTATACcattatctatatatatatgtatgatTCTATGTATGATCATTTGTTGTTGAATTTTCGTAATACGTTTCTTTACAATTGGTGTTTGATTAACTCTTAATTTGCCTTATTtactgtatatatataaatcgcATAACTCGACATTcccaacattttttatttgctcgcCCTTTCACTATCTTTCTTCCTCCCCCTCTGTGCCCCTCTCTCTATCTCTCCCCCTCTATATCTTTCCAACATTAAGCCGTTAGCTGCAGAGCAaagattaaacaaaaacaaaaatagaaatagaaaatgCATTCCATAATAATTCATGGTCACACTGACTCACCCACgaacacacactcacacacccacccacacTGCAGCTTCAAATTAGGCAGAAAAATCAAAGAATTCCCTTATCATTTAAGTTAGTGTTTAAACTTACGTATCAACAGTGTTCTATGTGTGTGCGTTTTGatctctctcgctcgctcgctctctctgTCTCCCCCTCTAAGCTGCtgtttgtgtgcgtgtggCGCATAGTGTGTGTTTGATtagtgcgtgtgtgtgagtgtgcagGGCTCCAACCACATGTATTTTCCCCCCGCCCACAAAGAAAGCTCTCTCAGTACAGTCGCGTCAAAACGTTTGCAAAGTTTGGCCACACTTCCAGCAATTCTAGCAAGAACTCGATTATGTTTGTTCGCCTTAacattgtttgcattttttaagCATATCACACACCACACCCATGAACGACAAACACGCTCAAACTTTCATTTGTCATTCTATGCCTTTTGTGCCATTCCATTTTGATTGTCCTCTTCTTTAGAACTCTCAGCGCGTGCTAATGTTTTTTACACagttcttttatattttatacatattattattacaaaaaatacGCATGcagttttaaattgtattttagtactatatctatatatacatatatattttgctttattttggTTGACGggactttttttttgttatttattttccttatgactttgtttttagttttaaagctagtCTGTAAGTTTTTCCGAACCAAGTAACGCGCGCGTCCGCTCTTTACGCGATTGCATCTATTGGGTTGGGGAAAACTTTTTCCCACAACCAAAAGAGGTGTACGTACGTCGGTGtttaaagcaaattaaaaacctTTCAAATGTTAAGTGAAAAGTGTGTTTCGATGAACTGATGCCCACCGAGAAGAACGAACCGAGGAATCGTCGCCTTTGGAGGAGGATCAGCTGCCGATGGTCTCAGGTCGTGGCCGAAAACAAAGCTCGTAGCCATCCTAGATGGTGAGGTACAGTCGCTGCTTTGGGCCAATCGACGAGATCCAACTGTAACACCCGGAAAGCATCCAACTTCGGCGCGGAAATCTCAGGTGCGTGTTCAGGTGAGTATGCTCCGCTCGACGGTATCGGTTGGGCGGAGTGCAATAcaaaaatgaagtaaatttctttttttaagttcATTTTTGTTTGACCCCCGATATTATACCCTATCCTAAGGCCCATCCTGAAATCCCCCCATATCTCCAAATATTTCCCTTCCCAAATCAACAATCATCCCTCATCCAGAGAAAAGACATCATTTATTTTACAGCGATTCCAGGTAAAGtgtaaaaagaaaagaaaactgcAAGAACTCTTTCTCCTGAAAAGAGTGGACGGGCCCAAGGGTAAGCTATAGTGTAACTCTCAGTTTCAACTCTCCTTCTTCCGATTTATTTCTAAGTGTACaccttacatttttatattgtgtatatattttacttaaaatttcattttgcgTTTGGCGTTTGTTTCTCGAAATTGCTTGAAGCGTTGCCAAACAAACACCAAACACTGAAAACACGTTCTCATGAGAAACTCCCCGATCTACTTGAACATGCGTATACAAATCCATCTAGGAAAATCGGAGATTTGGTTTATTATAAATTGGAATATTTGGCTGAGAGTCTAAACAAGAATATGATTTCCATGTGTTAAATTCGATATTGTTTACCCAAAAGTTTTTTCGGTTgggaaaccaaattaaatggATCGTTTGATGTTTGTTTGCAAGTTACAAAGGTTTTCTGAAAATGGAATTTCTGTTTATCCCATTACCGGACTGTTTTTATAGTGacagtttaattttttccttgaAAATGGCATAGGAATATTTGAAAGAAATTACTTGTAtgtaaaactaatattttatcaaGTGAATATTTTCTGGTTATTCGCAAAGCTGTTcaaagataaataataataatagttgcGCTGAAAAGGCATGGGGTTTTCCCCAAATTCTCGTCGGTCTATTGTCGCAAGTAATGCTTGAAGAGCTTTGAAAGCTCCTattgtttgctttgtttttccccTCTACATTTTGGTTCTCCCCCTTCACTGCGACAATCTTGTTCGTCCAATTAATTTATTAGGGCTTTGTTTTGCTCGTTAGCAAGGTGAGGTATCTAAAAAAAGTATCTTATGTTAATGTCCACGAAACTCTGGTTGATGTCTCCAATCTCGTCGTCCAACCACCCTCCTTCGACGGTTCTCGCTTTCTATGCCCGCTCTGTTAATTGTTAATcagcagaaaacaaaaacaaatgcttCAACAATGCCCGAGGCATTCGTTCAAGTTCAAGGTCGGCTAAATTATAATGTGTTTCTATGTGTGAGATTGCGAGTTTTTTGTTTCTCTCTTTAATCAGCATTGTTCACACGAGTGTTGGTAGTGGGGGGTGGCGAAGAGGGCTGAAGACCGACCAAAGCAATAATATTAATGTTCATATCTCTGTGAATATATCTCGTTTGGCtgagtttttgtttgttttttagttgTTTTCTTCTCAttggctatttttaaaaattcgcgCTGCATCCGTGTAAAGTCAATGATGATACGATGATGACAATTAAAGCCAATGGTTGCATAAAGAATCAAGTTTGGGAATTTTTTCGATGGGAATTTCTTCGAACGCAGAAAGTTGCCTAACTGGAAGTGGTGTGAGATGTAGGGGTTTGAAAAGCCACTTTTAAATCGCCATATTTTGTGTGGGGGAACTTTATAATCTGGCATGATTTGTACTTATATAGCCAAGAGTATTTGTTGGTAAAGAGACATTTTAATGTTCGGATAAGACTTAATGCTGGCAATTGAAATTGCAGGCCGAATAAGGCAGAATTTTTATCTGACAGGATTTTAAGTGGAAAGGATTTAAATGGAATTCAAAAAGAATTTAGGATATGACACTAAAATGAAGTGGGCTTAGGTAATAGTTTTGACCCTTATCTGGCGCCGCACGAAAAGAGTGGAAACCCTTAACACTGTATAGTGTGGTTTATATCAAAGCTTTTCAATTAATTATGCTGAAATAATTTGGTAAAATTATGTTCATTCcaaaaatccttttgtttttgctatTTTGTTCCCTACTGTATCCAAAGTTAGGTGGAAAACAAGATTCCATTTCCGATTTCAAATGGCGAGTACTACCTCCCTGATTCTGGTTTTGGCCCAGTTGAAAGCTGTTTGCATGGCCTTGACCCAATTTACACAGGCACATCGTCGCATACACACAAACAGGCACAGTAGcaagataatattttttttttgtggtttttgttattttttgtgtaacatGCAATGAGACCAAAGCTTTTATCACATCACGCCAACCGCAagctcaaaaaaaatgtttgtacttgcagtccttgtttatttgtttgtttatctaTGTGGTGTGTGAATGTTTGTGCAacagttaaatatttaaaatatgtataaatcTCTTTGGCGTAAACTTTACTTCAGCTTTTTATGTAGTCGATATGTAAAAAGTTGTTTTTTCACCTTAAGTAATGTGTAGTTGGTATGTGTCTTTCTGGAATTTTGCCTCTTGCGCTTCCCTCTATTAtcccttttccattttcaacTTGCATTTAGATTGTATATTTCGGAATTTTAGGCTGAAGAATAGAAGAGAGCTAAGATAAACACAGAAGAAAATtagttgaaataaaaaaatcatttcgttaatttagaaaataataaaatagaaagCACTATAATTTTAAAGACATGTCTAGGTttttaatttagaattttcatttattttgtcaTTGCAcggctgtttgtttgttgtgcTTGAGACTTTAAAAGGCAATCCATTCAGAAATGCTTTTGGCGCAAATCCTaagatttgttttaaaatataacaactCATCAAGTTaacttttaaagtaaaaacaaatttggagAATTGCCAAtcaattaaagatatttactTAAACATTTGATtcaaaaagaattaaaataattatgtcAGGCAGAGCATTAAGGTGGGACAGATtgttttttcatttgtttctgCTTCCTGGAATCCCCTCTATTTGCGTCTCAACTTCAAACTATTTTTCCGCCCCTTATTCCATTTGAATGTTTGGTCCATGGTCGATGTGGTTTGCAGACACCATGGTTGTGCCCAGAATCACCTCGGTGCGCGGTGGCTCAAAGCGACTGGCCAGAAGAAAGGCCACCATAGCCATTGCCACGGCGATAGCCACGTCTGCATCTGCCACTGCAACGCACACGATGTCCAGGCGCAAGCGCAAGGTGATGGCCACCACCGCCTCCTCATCGCGCAGGTAAATTTTTGCTTGGCGGTTGGGTTAGCTTCTccacgatgatgatgatgatcaaATCCCTGTTCTTCTCCcgcttttccattttatttagaaatGCCATCAGCGGTGGAGATGGTCCCTCCACTTCCTCCTTCGCCTCGGCCACCACCGCATCCACATCGAAATCCAAGTCCAAATCGGCGGATGCGGCGAGTGCTCCTTATGTGTGCCAGACGTGCGGACGTCGATACCAGGTCCTGGGCACCCTGACGCGCCACATGCGCAAAGAGTGCAACCAGCCAAAGAAGTACGCGTGCCGCATGTGCGGTCGTCGTTTCCACTATAATTTCAAGCTGCAAGATCACTACTACTATGTGCACAAGGGTGTCCAAAAGAGGGACTAGTTTCAGTAGGATATAAGTGTAAACGATGTAAAACACCCTTACCCCTTACActatatatcatatcatcacacgacacacaccacacaccacCCTACAACATGATGACTACAATAAACTTGGGTTAGAATTTCAACCTGTGATTCTTCTCTGTCTCGGATCAAGTTAAAAGAGGAAGTTGAGGATGTGCCCAGGTGGTGTGGCTTAGAGTGGATTGGATTGAGTAATTGAGTGGAAACCAGTGTTGCCAACAAACTATACAATACTATGGTCAAGACAACTAAGGTCAAGTAGAAGAATAGAATATCCTTGAAATAGCTTGAAATAGTCATGCTTTATCTAAGGCTTGTAGATATTGACTGACTACTGAATGTTTTTTAGCTTTCCTAACTGTCACGAGTATTTTAAATTGGATAATACCTTGTAATTTTAACAACAAATCTACGTATTTTATAGAATGAGTTTACTCTTTGTGACCACTTCGAACTGTTTAGAGTAGAAGACTAttttcaactttaaaatacaattttcgaCCACTATAAATCTTTAACATCGTTTTCAGTACTAATAATACTTTCAGTATGTGTTTTGCTTACAAGAAGTATTTCTTGACTTACTTTCAAACCATAAATATACCAAATTTCATGATAAACCTGCttacttttatataaatagCAAGTTTTATTTCTTGCTCCATTTTATCTGCAATACGATTTCCAGATATCAAGAATAGGCAGGCAGTCATATCAGGCAGGTGAACTAGATTCTATATCTTGTGATAGTTTAGTTGGCAATACTGAGTTTTTCAAGTTGTGTGATTGAAA is part of the Drosophila biarmipes strain raj3 chromosome 2R, RU_DBia_V1.1, whole genome shotgun sequence genome and encodes:
- the LOC108036224 gene encoding longitudinals lacking protein, isoforms A/B/D/L isoform X4; its protein translation is MDDDQQFCLRWNNHQSTLISVFDTLLENETLVDCTLAAEGKFLKAHKVVLSACSPYFATLLQEQYDKHPIFILKDVKYQELRAMMDYMYRGEVNISQDQLAALLKAAESLQIKGLSDNRTGGGAAPKPESSGQQHHRGKLSGAYTLEQTKRARLATGGAMDTSGDVSGSREGSSSPSRRRRKVRRRSMENDAHDNSNSSVLQAAASNQSILQQTGAGLAVSALVSTQLSSGPAAGTSSSQASSTQQQQQQPLTSTNVTKKTESAKLTSSTAAPASGASASAVAAVQQAHLQQHQQAQATSDAINTENVQAQSQGGAQGVQGDDEDMDEGSAVGGASTASGPNPASASASAVHAGVVVKQLASVVDKSSSNHKQKIKDNSVSSVGSEMVIEPKAEYDDDAHDENVEDLTLDEEDMTMEELDQTAGTSQGGEGSSQTYATWQHDRSQDELGLLAQDAQQRDPQDLSITRIAGLTWNEWNARLAMPLVTLREGAQPLVFPTDLSVDKQQAAAGAGGLTAKDSSSSGRKTPTDVGCKSEPRAASTPARIHSSSSSNHNSNGKPTKTSSGGKLKHLSEEEATALMLKAVAEKQAAAAAGTELSFGEDQASSGNGGNSSDYPATLSGAVTFADVGGPAGLCHINILNSISAMNNLISGSTAAGVVSGSGSGQSPSNNSGGGGGGSSMLGGADNGAGHPCPVCGRVYKLKSSLRNHQKWECGKEPQFQCPFCVYRAKQKMHIGRHMERMHKEKFKLEDVKSYAGTGGLDGDSSGATAAAVSVAAAAAALASGVELHPHFS
- the LOC108036224 gene encoding longitudinals lacking protein, isoforms H/M/V isoform X21 — protein: MDDDQQFCLRWNNHQSTLISVFDTLLENETLVDCTLAAEGKFLKAHKVVLSACSPYFATLLQEQYDKHPIFILKDVKYQELRAMMDYMYRGEVNISQDQLAALLKAAESLQIKGLSDNRTGGGAAPKPESSGQQHHRGKLSGAYTLEQTKRARLATGGAMDTSGDVSGSREGSSSPSRRRRKVRRRSMENDAHDNSNSSVLQAAASNQSILQQTGAGLAVSALVSTQLSSGPAAGTSSSQASSTQQQQQQPLTSTNVTKKTESAKLTSSTAAPASGASASAVAAVQQAHLQQHQQAQATSDAINTENVQAQSQGGAQGVQGDDEDMDEGSAVGGASTASGPNPASASASAVHAGVVVKQLASVVDKSSSNHKQKIKDNSVSSVGSEMVIEPKAEYDDDAHDENVEDLTLDEEDMTMEELDQTAGTSQGGEGSSQTYATWQHDRSQDELGLLAQDAQQRDPQAYLHKLTQTHTMTSTHHTHTQNTHQSSSLHSIYSTMSSLKQHT
- the LOC108036224 gene encoding longitudinals lacking protein, isoforms H/M/V isoform X15, translating into MDDDQQFCLRWNNHQSTLISVFDTLLENETLVDCTLAAEGKFLKAHKVVLSACSPYFATLLQEQYDKHPIFILKDVKYQELRAMMDYMYRGEVNISQDQLAALLKAAESLQIKGLSDNRTGGGAAPKPESSGQQHHRGKLSGAYTLEQTKRARLATGGAMDTSGDVSGSREGSSSPSRRRRKVRRRSMENDAHDNSNSSVLQAAASNQSILQQTGAGLAVSALVSTQLSSGPAAGTSSSQASSTQQQQQQPLTSTNVTKKTESAKLTSSTAAPASGASASAVAAVQQAHLQQHQQAQATSDAINTENVQAQSQGGAQGVQGDDEDMDEGSAVGGASTASGPNPASASASAVHAGVVVKQLASVVDKSSSNHKQKIKDNSVSSVGSEMVIEPKAEYDDDAHDENVEDLTLDEEDMTMEELDQTAGTSQGGEGSSQTYATWQHDRSQDELGLLAQDAQQRDPQDSVRTGRHSKNQLLCQCGRYYNTLNRLTLHQREECQDFKRFQCDFCLKWFKRRSHLNRHKKLHDAELFLEPLTKQKPKAKVSNQRLSDTAADDEVAAVAAAAATDEETDYPYTSEIKIENDSVEFI
- the LOC108036224 gene encoding longitudinals lacking protein, isoforms J/P/Q/S/Z isoform X20, which encodes MDDDQQFCLRWNNHQSTLISVFDTLLENETLVDCTLAAEGKFLKAHKVVLSACSPYFATLLQEQYDKHPIFILKDVKYQELRAMMDYMYRGEVNISQDQLAALLKAAESLQIKGLSDNRTGGGAAPKPESSGQQHHRGKLSGAYTLEQTKRARLATGGAMDTSGDVSGSREGSSSPSRRRRKVRRRSMENDAHDNSNSSVLQAAASNQSILQQTGAGLAVSALVSTQLSSGPAAGTSSSQASSTQQQQQQPLTSTNVTKKTESAKLTSSTAAPASGASASAVAAVQQAHLQQHQQAQATSDAINTENVQAQSQGGAQGVQGDDEDMDEGSAVGGASTASGPNPASASASAVHAGVVVKQLASVVDKSSSNHKQKIKDNSVSSVGSEMVIEPKAEYDDDAHDENVEDLTLDEEDMTMEELDQTAGTSQGGEGSSQTYATWQHDRSQDELGLLAQDAQQRDPQDESGQLEGGESRIRVRNWLMLADKSIIDKSADETSVLHFVLLLSTHRHIIRFLCIVLRFYTFLIHWQN
- the LOC108036224 gene encoding longitudinals lacking protein, isoforms A/B/D/L isoform X16; the protein is MDDDQQFCLRWNNHQSTLISVFDTLLENETLVDCTLAAEGKFLKAHKVVLSACSPYFATLLQEQYDKHPIFILKDVKYQELRAMMDYMYRGEVNISQDQLAALLKAAESLQIKGLSDNRTGGGAAPKPESSGQQHHRGKLSGAYTLEQTKRARLATGGAMDTSGDVSGSREGSSSPSRRRRKVRRRSMENDAHDNSNSSVLQAAASNQSILQQTGAGLAVSALVSTQLSSGPAAGTSSSQASSTQQQQQQPLTSTNVTKKTESAKLTSSTAAPASGASASAVAAVQQAHLQQHQQAQATSDAINTENVQAQSQGGAQGVQGDDEDMDEGSAVGGASTASGPNPASASASAVHAGVVVKQLASVVDKSSSNHKQKIKDNSVSSVGSEMVIEPKAEYDDDAHDENVEDLTLDEEDMTMEELDQTAGTSQGGEGSSQTYATWQHDRSQDELGLLAQDAQQRDPQENAWTISVKSVTSLNNVSPSNNSHICPRCEKAYTYKKNLSRHLRYECGQLPTEKCRHCSYVARYKHSLNMHLKTQHPEHFSDTSLGSAGSSEAPRGVPKVLGRSLARGLFDSLSQGGKVP
- the LOC108036224 gene encoding longitudinals lacking protein, isoforms H/M/V isoform X14; the protein is MDDDQQFCLRWNNHQSTLISVFDTLLENETLVDCTLAAEGKFLKAHKVVLSACSPYFATLLQEQYDKHPIFILKDVKYQELRAMMDYMYRGEVNISQDQLAALLKAAESLQIKGLSDNRTGGGAAPKPESSGQQHHRGKLSGAYTLEQTKRARLATGGAMDTSGDVSGSREGSSSPSRRRRKVRRRSMENDAHDNSNSSVLQAAASNQSILQQTGAGLAVSALVSTQLSSGPAAGTSSSQASSTQQQQQQPLTSTNVTKKTESAKLTSSTAAPASGASASAVAAVQQAHLQQHQQAQATSDAINTENVQAQSQGGAQGVQGDDEDMDEGSAVGGASTASGPNPASASASAVHAGVVVKQLASVVDKSSSNHKQKIKDNSVSSVGSEMVIEPKAEYDDDAHDENVEDLTLDEEDMTMEELDQTAGTSQGGEGSSQTYATWQHDRSQDELGLLAQDAQQRDPQAPSSYASNSSQTPPPTGGASASAAQSLIRDYWYELKFSDLFKFINPDGRYQCPRFNCLKSYKDASSLQRHIRECLDDIREIGHLAEQCLPVEQLAHLSAQIGSDELRRYEMSWEQGRAEWVGNSLSYGHEKGFLFKHTHPHNTQTTHIHNR
- the LOC108036224 gene encoding longitudinals lacking protein isoform X3, giving the protein MDDDQQFCLRWNNHQSTLISVFDTLLENETLVDCTLAAEGKFLKAHKVVLSACSPYFATLLQEQYDKHPIFILKDVKYQELRAMMDYMYRGEVNISQDQLAALLKAAESLQIKGLSDNRTGGGAAPKPESSGQQHHRGKLSGAYTLEQTKRARLATGGAMDTSGDVSGSREGSSSPSRRRRKVRRRSMENDAHDNSNSSVLQAAASNQSILQQTGAGLAVSALVSTQLSSGPAAGTSSSQASSTQQQQQQPLTSTNVTKKTESAKLTSSTAAPASGASASAVAAVQQAHLQQHQQAQATSDAINTENVQAQSQGGAQGVQGDDEDMDEGSAVGGASTASGPNPASASASAVHAGVVVKQLASVVDKSSSNHKQKIKDNSVSSVGSEMVIEPKAEYDDDAHDENVEDLTLDEEDMTMEELDQTAGTSQGGEGSSQTYATWQHDRSQDELGLLAQDAQQRDPQDLSRKENTAPDVASTAEIQRSFQRSILNGKQRDEQKMQLPGSRRKRLSVTEVSDMLFEFYKTKSAKVPKQEQPHRQVSPTSGEILDPSTISAIAVYGSASETASKNLSADEMMRAQNTTATSVVGAAAGAAASFHPRPKFTLKTAASSSTEQLGLVKAIPTSVLVANSAAALAPKPQAAVIAEALMRNGLHSFQQQLRAQEILRQQTPHRRIKEENDVGVGVGVAAGAFPVGDVTPTKILENLLRKQQERDLRHSECENEPGYSTEDEDEGRYHAFDDIHLMEQNGGKFANTSGLGMFSANAHGGSASSILEAHQAFRNLEFTLSDYGGSSSNGSITSPNGIGVDGEPVYECRHCGKKYRWKSTLRRHENVECGGKEPSHQCPYCPYKSKQRGNLGVHVRKHHTDLPQLPSKRRSKYSMKCESGMSGSMSDDSQGKLIIDFNGEGSKLDTK